The genomic window CTTAAGATACATGAAGGATTTACATTTCTGAATACAGGATCACCTCATCATGTTGAAATTGTAAAGGACCTTGAAAATTTTGACGTGTTTGCGAACGGAAGAAAAATTCGGGAAGGGGCACCTTATTTTAAAGAAGGAACTAATGTGAATTTTGTAGAGCAAGAAAATCCTCATACTTTTTCAGTGCGTACGTATGAAAGAGGGGTCGAAAACGAAACTTTATCCTGTGGTACTGGTGTTACTGCGGTAGCATTAGCCATGCATGCACAAAATAAAGTAAAAAGTACGGAAGTTACCATCAAAACTCCCGGAGGCGAACTAGTAATTAATTTTGAAAAAACAGAAAATGGATATCAACAAGTATATCTAACCGGACCTGCCCTACAGGTGTTTAAAGGTGAAATTACATGGTAACCCTGAAGGATAATCAAATTCAATTAAGGCCTCTTGAACCGGAAGATTTGAATTTGTTATACACTATTGAAAACGATGAATCCGTGTGGGAGGTAAGCGATACCCAAACTCCATATTCCCGATCCGTTTTAAAAAAATACCTGGATAATGCACATTTGGATATTTATGAGACAAAACAACTTCGACTGGTCATTACTACGAGTCACAATCAACCGGTAGGGCTTATTGACCTATATGATTTTAATCCGAGACATAAAAGAGTAGGGGTGGGGGTTTTAATTATAAAGAATGAACAAAATAAGGGGTTTGCAAAAGCTGCTATCCAACTGGTTGACAACTTTACATCCTCTCATTTGCAGGTACATCAGTTATATGCTACTATCGCTTGTACTAATAGTGCCAGTATTTCCCTTTTTGAAAGTTTAGGTTTTCATAAAACCGGGGTTCGTAAAGATTGGAATTTTTACAATTCAAGATTTATAGACGAATATTTATATCAAAAGATACATGTACATTAAAAAGATTATTTTACTTATTGCTATTATCGGGTTACTTGCCGGAGGATGGTTTGCTTATTATGTATACAACGCAGTTTTTGCTCCTAACACCAATTTCGAAGAAGAAAAAGTTGTCCTGTTTATTCCTACTGGTACGGATGCTTCCGGACTTCAAAAAATTATCCGGCCTTTCCTTAACGATCTGCCTACTTTTTTTCGTATCGCCGAAAAAAAAGGATATCTAAGCAATATTAAACCCGGAAAGTATGAAATTGAAAAAGGATTAAATAATAACGAAATTATAAATACCTTAAGAAGTAAAAACAAAGCCATTCGGGTTCAGTTTAACAATCAGGAACGCTTGGAAGCGCTTGCCGGAAGGATTGCCAACCAAATTGAAGCGGATAGTATTGCCTTAATACAAGCTTTTAAAGATCAAAATTTTCTCGCTGACCATGATTTTAATCTAAATAATGCACTGGCAATGTATATTCCGAACAGTTATGAATTTTTCTGGAATACTTCAGCAGTTGAATTTAGAGACCGAATGTTTAAGGAATATCAGCGATTCTGGAATACTAACAGAAAAGAAAAGGCAACTACACTTGGATTAAATCCTAATGAAGTAAGTATCGTAGCATCTATTGTT from Aquimarina sp. ERC-38 includes these protein-coding regions:
- the dapF gene encoding diaminopimelate epimerase gives rise to the protein MKIPFYKYQGTGNDFVIIDNRSLRLSKNDTKMINHFCDRKFGIGADGLMFLENADTNNDDFKMVYFNADGNESSMCGNGGRCLVAFARDLNLITTTANFTAIDGPHHAIIDGDQVKLQMKNVSDLKIHEGFTFLNTGSPHHVEIVKDLENFDVFANGRKIREGAPYFKEGTNVNFVEQENPHTFSVRTYERGVENETLSCGTGVTAVALAMHAQNKVKSTEVTIKTPGGELVINFEKTENGYQQVYLTGPALQVFKGEITW
- the mltG gene encoding endolytic transglycosylase MltG — its product is MYIKKIILLIAIIGLLAGGWFAYYVYNAVFAPNTNFEEEKVVLFIPTGTDASGLQKIIRPFLNDLPTFFRIAEKKGYLSNIKPGKYEIEKGLNNNEIINTLRSKNKAIRVQFNNQERLEALAGRIANQIEADSIALIQAFKDQNFLADHDFNLNNALAMYIPNSYEFFWNTSAVEFRDRMFKEYQRFWNTNRKEKATTLGLNPNEVSIVASIVQKETAKSDERPRVAGVYLNRLKDKWKLEADPTVIYAIKHTTKKWDTVIKRVLFKDLELDSPYNTYKYMGLPPGLISMPDISSIDAVLNKENHDYYFFVADVQNFGYHKFAKNLRQHNNNRKEYIQWINQQRIRR
- a CDS encoding GNAT family N-acetyltransferase; translation: MVTLKDNQIQLRPLEPEDLNLLYTIENDESVWEVSDTQTPYSRSVLKKYLDNAHLDIYETKQLRLVITTSHNQPVGLIDLYDFNPRHKRVGVGVLIIKNEQNKGFAKAAIQLVDNFTSSHLQVHQLYATIACTNSASISLFESLGFHKTGVRKDWNFYNSRFIDEYLYQKIHVH